A genomic stretch from Eretmochelys imbricata isolate rEreImb1 chromosome 24, rEreImb1.hap1, whole genome shotgun sequence includes:
- the LOC144279964 gene encoding kallikrein-14-like gives MELLIIAMLVVGAAAVKPVTPTTVSIATTDMELLIIAMLVVGAAAASDPEESRIIGGRNCDFGSRPYQVALLRNRRVICGGSLIARKWVLTAAHCGRRGISSLRVHLGDYNVRVKEPTEQIRRIHNFFVHPEYNVLPFDNDFMLLELDKPARLNRYVNTIKLATRCPFPGTRCSVSGWGTIKSPQRQSPAILQCANLYSVSQARCQDVYWGLITENMFCAGVEQGGISTCKGDSGGPLVCNGRLQGVVSWGKSVCALPGQPRVFANVCKAAQWVKNTIRRQCARLD, from the exons ATGGAGCTGCTGATCATCGCAATGCTGGTAGTCGGGGCAGCAGCAG TAAAGCCAGTGACTCCGACGACCGTATCCATTGCCACAACCGACATGGAGCTGCTGATCATCGCAATGCTGGTAGTCGGGGCAGCCGCAG CCTcagacccagaggaaagcaggatCATTGGGGGGAGAAACTGCGACTTCGGCTCGCGGCCCTACCAGGTGGCTCTCCTGAGGAACAGACGTGTCATCTGTGGTGGGAGCCTGATAGCCCGGAAGTGGGTGCTGACTGCTGCACACTGCGGCAGACGAGGGATCAG CTCCCTGCGGGTGCATCTGGGGGATTATAATGTAAGGGTGAAAGAACCCACAGAACAGATACGAAGAATCCACAACTTCTTTGTGCACCCCGAATATAACGTCTTGCCTTTTGACAACGACTTCATGCTTCTGGAGCTGGATAAGCCCGCTCGTCTTAACCGCTATGTGAACACGATCAAGTTGGCTACCCGTTGTCCCTTTCCTGGAACACGATGCAGTGTGTCGGGATGGGGCACCATCAAGTCCCCCCAAA GGCAGTCCCCAGCCATCCTGCAGTGTGCAAATCTCTATAGCGTCAGCCAGGCCAGGTGCCAGGACGTTTACTGGGGCCTGATCACGGAGAACATGTTCTGTGCTGGTGTGGAACAGGGCGGCATAAGCACGTGCAAG GGGGATTCAGGAGGCCCACTGGTCTGCAATGGGCGGCTGCAGGGCGTGGTCTCCTGGGGGAAGTCTGTCTGTGCCCTGCCGGGACAGCCCAGAGTCTTCGCCAATGTCTGCAAAGCTGCCCAGTGGGTGAAGAACACCATAAGGAGGCAGTGCGCCAGACTGGACTAA